From one Lycium barbarum isolate Lr01 chromosome 6, ASM1917538v2, whole genome shotgun sequence genomic stretch:
- the LOC132645603 gene encoding K(+) efflux antiporter 2, chloroplastic yields the protein MGFAHCLWQPNVSHCGEALTYRILDRKSSSDVGLNHKLLGNAKVLCKNRQGKRLKRIVSCRDNSLAYSRIRLSCALSASRGVKLPRCQGNDSLAFIDGNGRNVESSEDGSLSASTNGIAEISSAKELEEEKEEEKEGRSLDELRVLLQKALKDLEVAQLNSTMFEEKAQKISEAAIALKDEAANAWDDVNKQLNSVQEIVSEEMVAKEAVQKATMALSFAEARLLVALDSIQTAKQGSTSSETSEESKGEELTSLMKEEAALSAAQEDIEECRNHLENCEALLRRVQNKKEELQKEVDRLNNLAEQAQINALKAEEDVSNIMLLAEQAVSYELEATQRVSDAEIALQKAEKNLAVSPVDSAETSVLQNGSSTLGKVLVDGTLSEDEVFPRDSVGGVVEKDREVQLEDAWVAGGTLSDESDDEDRKSVLDSSKDSDTDAEKPKSVQTMRQEVNKESARDSSPPKALLKKSSRFLPASFFSFPTDGEEFTPASVFQSLMESARKQLPKLVVGSLLMGAGIAFYVTRSERIFQSFQQPDIITTSIDEVSTNARPLVRQIRKLPKKLKTLMEMLPHQEINEEEASLFDMVWLLLASVIFVPIFQKIPGGSPVLGYLAAGILIGPYGLSIIRYVHGTKAIAEFGVVFLLFNIGLELSVERLSSMKKYVFGLGSAQVLVTAVVVGLVANLVAGQAGPAAIVIGNGLALSSTAVVLQVLQERGESTSRHGRATFSVLLFQDLAVVVLLILIPLISPNSSKGGIGFRAIAEALGLAAVKAIVAITAIIAGGRLLLRPIYKQIAENQNAEIFSANTLLVILGTSLLTARAGLSMALGAFLAGLLLAETEFSLQVESDIAPYRGLLLGLFFMTVGMSIDPKLLLSNFPVIMGSLGLLIGGKTILVALVGKLFGISVVSAIRVGLLLAPGGEFAFVAFGEAVNQGIMSPQLSSLLFLVVGISMALTPYLAAGGQLIASRFELHDVRSLLPVESETDDLQDHIIICGFGRVGQIIAQLLSERLIPFVALDVRSERVAVGRALDLPVYFGDAGSREVLHKVGAERACAAAITLDTPGANYRTVWALSKYFPNVKTFVRAHDVDHGLNLEKAGATAVVPETLEPSLQLAAAVLAQAKLPMSEIAATINEFRSRHLSELTELCETSGSSLGYGFSRLVNKAKAQPPDSSDENQVSEGTLAI from the exons ATGGGCTTTGCTCACTGTTTATGGCAACCGAATGTTTCACATTGTGGTGAAGCTTTGACCTACAGGATATTAGATAGGAAAAGCAGCAGTGATGTAGGATTGAATCATAAATTGCTTGGAAATGCTAAGGTTTTATGTAAGAATCGGCAGGGGAAAAGGCTGAAACGGATTGTGAGCTGTAGGGATAATAGTTTAGCATATTCAAGGATACGATTGAGTTGTGCTTTGAGTGCTTCAAGGGGAGTAAAGTTGCCTCGGTGTCAGGGAAATGATTCACTTGCATTTATTGATGGTAATGGTAGAAATGTGGAGTCCAGTGAAGATGGATCTTTGAGTGCTAGTACTAATGGCATTGCTGAAATTAGTAGCGCTAAGGAGTTggaggaagagaaagaagaagaaaaggaagggCGTAGTTTGGATGAACTAAGGGTGTTGTTGCAGAAGGCACTCAAGGATTTGGAAGTTGCACAGCTGAACAGCACAATGTTTGAGGAAAAAGCGCAGAAGATATCAGAAGCTGCTATAGCGTTAAAAGATGAAGCTGCTAATGCATGGGATGATGTAAACAAACAACTTAACAGTGTTCAGGAGATTGTAAGTGAAGAAATGGTCGCTAAAGAAGCAGTTCAAAAAGCAACAATGGCCCTTTCTTTTGCTGAGGCAAGGCTTCTGGTTGCTCTTGATTCAATACAAACTGCAAAACAAGGAAGTACGTCTTCAGAAACTTCTGAAGAAAGCAAAGGGGAAGAATTAACTTCATTGATGAAGGAAGAGGCAGCACTTTCAGCTGCTCAGGAAGATATAGAGGAGTGTCGGAACCATTTGGAAAATTGTGAGGCTCTATTGAGGCGTGTGCAGAACAAAAAAGAGGAGCTGCAAAAGGAGGTTGACAGGTTGAATAATCTAGCTGAGCAAGCACAGATCAATGCTTTAAAAGCAGAGGAAGATGTTTCAAACATAATGCTTTTAGCTGAACAAGCTGTTTCTTATGAGCTCGAGGCTACTCAACGGGTCAGTGATGCAGAGATTGCTTTGCAGAAAGCCGAGAAGAACCTAGCTGTATCACCTGTTGACTCCGCGGAAACTTCAGTCTTACAGAATGGATCATCTACTCTAGGGAAAGTGTTGGTCGATGGGACCCTTAGCGAGGATGAGGTATTCCCTAGAGATTCAGTCGGTGGTGTTGTTGAAAAAGATAGGGAGGTACAACTGGAGGATGCTTGGGTGGCCGGTGGAACTTTGTCTGACGAGAGTGACGATGAAGATAGAAAGTCAGTTCTGGACTCCTCAAAAGATTCTGATACTGATGCAGAAAAACCAAAATCTGTCCAAACTATGAGGCAGGAGGTCAATAAGGAATCAGCTAGGGACAGTTCACCGCCCAAGGCATTATTGAAGAAATCATCCCGTTTCTTGCCTGcatctttcttctcatttccCACAGATGGGGAAGAGTTCACACCTGCTTCAGTTTTCCAGAGTCTCATGGAGTCTGCAAGGAAGCAATTGCCCAAGCTGGTGGTTGGCTCATTACTGATGGGGGCAGG AATTGCCTTTTACGTCACTCGATCAGAAAGAATTTTTCAGTCGTTTCAGCAGCCAGACATCATTACTACCAGCATTGATGAGGTGTCGACAAATGCAAGACCTCTAGTTCGACAAATAAGAAAACTGCCCAAGAAACTTAAGACACTAATGGAGATGCTTCCTCATCAAGAG ATAAATGAGGAGGAAGCTTCTCTTTTCGACATGGTATGGCTATTGCTCGCAAGTGTTATCTTTGTTCCTATCTTCCAGAAAATTCCAGGAG GGAGTCCTGTTCTTGGGTATTTGGCTGCTGGAATTTTGATTGGACCCTATGGTCTTTCTATCATACGTTATGTACATGGGACCAAGGCTATAGCTGAATTTGGAGTTGTCTTCCTGCTATTTAACATTGGCCTAGAG CTTTCCGTTGAGAGACTAAGTTCTATGAAGAAATACGTTTTTGGGTTGGGATCTGCTCAG GTCTTAGTGACAGCTGTGGTGGTCGGGTTAGTTGCTAATTTGGTTGCCGGGCAGGCTGGACCTGCTGCAATAGTGATTGGGAATGGGCTTGCCTTATCTTCCACTGCTGTTGTCCTCCAA GTATTGCAGGAGCGTGGTGAGAGCACATCACGACATGGACGAGCGACATTTTCTGTATTACTCTTTCAG GATCTGGCGGTGGTTGTTCTACTCATACTGATACCACTAATTTCACCAAATTCATCAAAAGGAGGG ATTGGTTTCCGAGCCATTGCTGAAGCCCTTGGTTTGGCTGCTGTGAAGGCAATTGTAGCCATCACTGCCATTATTGCTGGAGGACGTCTG CTGTTGCGGCCTATTTATAAGCAGATTGCAGAGAACCAAAATGCAGAAATATTTTCGGCAAATACGCTCCTTGTTATACTTGGGACTAGTCTTCTGACTGCCAGG GCTGGCCTTTCAATGGCTTTGGGGGCATTTTTAGCTGGTCTGCTTCTGGCAGAAACTGAATTTTCATTGCAAGTTGAATCAGATATTGCTCCATATCGTGGACTCCTGTTGGGTCTCTTTTTCATGACG GTTGGAATGTCCATTGATCCCAAGCTTCTTCTTTCAAACTTTCCAGTGATTATGGGCTCATTGGGACTTCTAATAGGTGGCAAGACCATCTTGGTTGCATTAGTTGGTAAATTGTTTGGTATTTCAGTTGTATCAGCAATAAGAGTTGGTCTCCTACTTGCTCCGGGTGGAGAGTTTGCCTTTGTAGCCTTTGGTGAAGCTGTCAATCAG GGTATAATGTCTCCTCAATTGTCATCTCTGTTGTTTCTTGTGGTTGGAATTTCAATGGCCCTCACACCATATCTAGCTGCCGGAGGCCAATTAATAGCATCTCGTTTTGAGCTGCATGATGTGCGGAGTTTATTGCCTGTGGAAAGTGAG ACGGATGATTTGCAAGATCATATTATTATTTGTGGATTTGGTCGCGTTGGCCAG ATCATTGCCCAACTTCTCTCTGAGCGACTGATTCCGTTTGTTGCACTTGATGTGCGAAG TGAGCGAGTTGCAGTTGGTCGTGCACTTGACCTTCCTGTATACTTTGGTGATGCTGGTAGCCGAGAG GTTCTACATAAAGTTGGGGCTGAAAGAGCATGTGCTGCTGCAATAACGTTAGATACTCCTGGTGCAAATTACAGAACTGTTTGGGCCTTGAGCAAGTACTTCCCCAATGTGAAAACATTTGTACGTGCTCATGATGTGGATCATGGCCTTAATTTAGAGAAGGCTGGAGCAACAGCG GTTGTGCCCGAGACCTTGGAACCAAGCCTGCAATTGGCCGCTGCTGTCCTTGCACAA GCTAAGCTGCCAATGTCGGAGATAGCGGCAACAATCAACGAGTTTAGGTCCCGCCACCTCTCTGAGCTTACCGAG CTATGTGAAACTAGTGGAAGTTCTCTAGGCTATGGATTTTCTCGTCTGGTGAATAAAGCCAAAGCTCAGCCCCCAGACTCTTCGGATGAGAACCAAGTCAGTGAAGGAACACTAGCAATATGA